From Drosophila gunungcola strain Sukarami chromosome X unlocalized genomic scaffold, Dgunungcola_SK_2 000038F, whole genome shotgun sequence, a single genomic window includes:
- the LOC128260762 gene encoding protein disconnected: MEHIMNPFMSPAYLLGHGPHPHQHVHSHGPGPLPQPQPHAAASPASSPGGSSGSGSGSGSGSGSASGSGSSSKPRRWGSPPINLAGQFINPATGKKRVQCSICFKTFCDKGALKIHFSAVHLREMHKCTVEGCNMVFSSRRSRNRHSANPNPKLHSPHIRRKISPHDGRTAQQFPVFSPSTAAAAAAVAGRLPVAFPGLLPPPPPHHGHAHAHAHHPYVMFGGQAGLHGLGLLPSCQDADPEADHEPDADTEDEADFVYVDMQANSSSPAASSEDHEDQEEQEEQEEQEELHQEQDEEMHCSLSLASSSSSSTAAEEERADQPLDFSLHKRRKSEQEQEQDREAVQKDHQEREQESDKEQEDKEDKEDKELEREKRSPTDAFSMDQLLGKRRRHNSSTTSTTSSACSSATATNANASTSTSPSHPVILPPTSIKMELDLEGDYLANRRPVLPLPVLDLEERHHLRLLQTQMFAAAAAAAAAQPPLGSGSGSPSASPVDLAKDSPPMWSLLSEMYRSMLLKSQQQQHQQQHLHHQAQPHHPEQLLHLTHHHAEQHHLAHHHHLGHGHQHHQQSPQQQSPAATNAPISV; the protein is encoded by the coding sequence ATGGAGCACATAATGAACCCGTTCATGTCACCGGCTTATCTGCTGGGCCATGGCCCACATCCCCACCAGCATGTGCACTCCCACGGGCCGGGGCCACTCCCCCAGCCCCAGCCCCATGCCGCCGCCTCTCCGGCCAGCTCGCCCGGCGGATCCAGTGGCTccggatcgggatcgggatcgggatccgGATCGGCATCAGGCTCCGGATCCTCGTCGAAGCCGCGGCGCTGGGGCTCGCCGCCCATCAACCTGGCCGGGCAGTTCATCAACCCGGCGACGGGCAAGAAGCGGGTGCAGTGCTCCATCTGCTTCAAGACCTTCTGCGACAAGGGCGCCCTCAAGATCCACTTCTCGGCGGTGCACCTGCGCGAGATGCACAAGTGCACGGTGGAGGGCTGCAACATGGTGTTCAGCTCGCGACGCTCGAGGAACCGCCACAGCGCCAATCCGAATCCCAAGCTCCACTCGCCGCACATCCGGCGCAAGATCTCGCCCCACGACGGGCGGACGGCCCAGCAGTTCCCGGTCTTCTCGCCGAGCACAGCCGCCGCGGCGGCCGCCGTCGCCGGACGCCTCCCGGTGGCCTTTCCCGGCCTGTTGcccccgccgccgccgcaccacggccacgcccacgctcACGCCCACCACCCGTACGTCATGTTCGGCGGACAGGCGGGCCTGCACGGACTGGGCCTGCTGCCCAGCTGCCAGGATGCCGACCCGGAGGCGGACCACGAGCCGGACGCCGATACCGAGGACGAGGCGGACTTTGTGTACGTGGACATGCAGGCCAACAGCTCCAGTCCGGCGGCCTCCAGCGAGGACCACGAGGaccaggaggagcaggaggagcaggaggagcaggaggagctgcACCAGGAGCAGGACGAGGAGATGCACTGCAGCCTGAGcctggccagcagcagcagcagcagcaccgcCGCCGAGGAGGAGCGGGCCGACCAGCCGCTCGACTTTAGCCTGCACAAGCGCCGCAAGtcggagcaggagcaggagcaggatcgCGAGGCCGTTCAAAAAGATCACCAAGAGCGGGAGCAGGAGTCGGACAAGGAGCAGGAGGACAAGGAGGACAAGGAGGACAAGGAGCTGGAGCGCGAGAAGCGCTCGCCCACCGACGCCTTCTCCATGGACCAGCTGCTGGGCAAGCGGAGGCGtcacaacagcagcaccaccagcaccaccagctcCGCCTGCTCatccgccaccgccaccaacGCCAACGCCTCCACCAGCACCAGTCCCAGTCACCCCGTCATCCTGCCTCCAACGAGCATCAAGATGGAGCTGGACCTGGAGGGCGACTACCTGGCCAACCGGCGTCCAGTGCTGCCCCTGCCCGTGCTGGACCTCGAGGAGCGGCACCACTTGCGCCTGCTCCAAACCCAGATGTTCGCCGCCGCAgcggccgccgccgctgcccaGCCACCGCTTGgttcgggatcgggatcgccTTCAGCGTCGCCCGTGGACTTGGCCAAGGATTCGCCACCCATGTGGAGCCTTCTGTCCGAGATGTACCGCTCAATGCTGCTCaagtcgcagcagcagcagcatcagcagcagcacctcCACCACCAGGCGCAGCCGCACCACCCGGAGCAGCTGCTCCACCTGACCCACCACCACGCGGAGCAGCACCACCTggcccaccaccaccacctggGCCATggccaccagcaccaccagcagtcgccgcagcagcagtcgCCGGCGGCCACGAACGCGCCGATTTCCGTCTAG